A stretch of DNA from Shewanella sediminis HAW-EB3:
GCTCCTGAAGTACACCCATCTCTTCAGCCAATGTTGGCTGGTAACCTACTGCTGATGGCATACGGCCTAGCAGTGCAGATACTTCAGTACCCGCCAAGGTGTAACGATAGATGTTATCAACGAAGAAAAGAACATCTTTACCTTCGTCACGGAACTTCTCGGCCATAGTCAGACCAGTCAGTGCCACACGTAGACGGTTTCCTGGAGGCTCGTTCATCTGACCATATACCATGGCCACTTTATCGAGAACGCCAGAATCTTCCATCTCGTAGTAGAAATCGTTACCCTCACGAGTACGCTCACCTACACCGGCAAAAACTGATAAACCAGAGTGTGCTTTTGCGATGTTGTTAATAAGTTCCATCATGTTGACGGTCTTACCAACACCAGCACCACCAAACAGACCAACTTTACCACCCTTAGCGAATGGACATACAAGGTCAATAACCTTGATACCAGTCTCTAAAAGTTCAGTGGAGCTTGACTGATCTTCATATGAAGGAGCTTCACGGTGGATCACATAGCGATCTTCTTCACCGATAGGACCCGCTTCATCCACTGGCTCACCCAATACGTTCATAATACGGCCAAGGGTTTTTTCCCCAACCGGAACAGTAATTGGTGATCCAGAGTTAACAACCTCAAGGCCACGACGCAGACCATCTGAAGAACCCATAGCGATGGTACGAACTACACCACCACCTAGTTGCTGCTGAACTTCCAGCACCAAGCCTTCACTTTTGATCTCTAGAGCGTCATATACCTGAGGTACGGCATCATGTGGAAACTCAACGTCCACAACCGCGCCAATTACTTGGACAACAGTACCTGTGCTCATGATTAATCCTCTAAAACTTGTATTCGTTACCTAACCTAAACCGCTGCAGCACCTGCAACAATTTCCGAAAGTTCCTGCGTAATCGCAGCCTGACGGGCCTTGTTATAGACTAACTGCAAGTCACTAATAAGATCACCGGCGTTGTCAGTTGCAGATTTCATAGCAACCATACGGGCTGCTTGCTCAGATGCAAGATTCTCAACAACACCTTGGTAAACCTGCGACTCCACATAACGTACCAGTAAAGTTTCCAAAAGTTCTTTTGGATCTGGCTCGTATAGGTAGTCCCAGTGATGAGAAACCTCATCAACCTCAGACTTAGGCAACGGTAGCAGCTGTTCGATCACTGGAGTCTGACTCATAGTATTCACAAATCTGTTGAATACTACATACAGACGATCCAATTTACCTTCGTTGTATGCTTGTAGCATGACACGTACTGTTCCGATCAAGTCAGCGAGCTTTGGAGCATCACCTAAACCTGAAGCGTATGCAGATACCTGTCCGCCGAAGCTATTGAAGAACTGTACACTGCGAGCACCAATGGGGCAGAATTCAACTTCTACGCCTTGCTCTCGCTGGCTCTTCACGTCTGCGACAACCTTTTTGAAAAGGTTGACGTTCAGACCACCACAAAGACCACGGTCGGTTGATACAACAATGTAACCAACCCGCTTGGCCTCTCTCACCTCTAAATAGGGGTGTTTATACTCGAGAGAACCTTGCGCCACGTGACCGATCACCTTACGCATATTTTCTGCATATGGACGACTAGCTGCCATGCGATCTTGTGCTTTACGCATTTTACTCGCGGCAACCATTTCCATAGCAGACGTGATCTTCTGAGTGTTTTTAACACTCGCGATCTTGGTTTTAATCTCTTTAGCGTTGGCCATCTTAACTCTCCAATCTGGACCTGAGGCGCCTTACGACACCTCTGTTTTTACCAGGTTTGGGTTTCAACGAACTTGTCGAGACTGGCCTTCAACTCACCTTCGATGTCGGCATTGTAGCTGCCAGTATCGTTGATGGTCTTCATAAGCTCAGCATGCTCGCTGTTCATGAAAGAGAGCAGAGACGCTTCGAAATCACCGATTTTAGCTAGCTCAATACTTTTTAAGTAACCTTTTTCAGCTGCAAAAAGAGACACAGACTGATCGGCAATACTCATAGGAGCATATTGCTTTTGCTTCATTAGTTCGGTAACACGCTCACCATGCTCAAGCTGAGCACGAGTTGCATCATCTAAGTCAGATGCAAACTGTGAGAACGCTGCAAGCTCTCGATACTGTGCTAGTGCGGTACGGATACCACCAGACAGTTTCTTGATGATCTTAGTCTGCGCTGCACCACCAACACGAGAAACCGAAATACCTGGGTTAACAGCAGGACGTAGTCCAGAGTTAAATAGGTCAGTTTCAAGGAAGATCTGACCATCGGTAATCGAAATTACGTTAGTCGGTACGAAAGCAGAGACATCACCCGCTTGAGTTTCAATAATCGGTAGAGCAGTCAAAGAACCGGTACGGCCTTTAACTTCACCTTTAGTGAACTTCTCAACATACTCAGCGTTAACACGTGAAGCACGTTCTAACAGACGAGAGTGAAGATAGAATACATCACCTGGGTATGCTTCACGTCCTGGTGGACGTTTTAGCAACAATGAAATCTGACGGTAAGCAACTGCTTGCTTAGACAGATCATCATAGACAATAAGTGAATCTTCACCGCGGTCGCGGAAGTACTCACCCATTGAACAGCCAGAGTATGGAGCCAAGTATTGTAGTGCAGCAGCTTCAGAAGCTGTAGCAACAACAACAATGGTGTTCGCCAAAGCGCCGTGCTCATCAAGCTTGCGTACCACGTTAGCGATTGTAGAAGCTTTTTGCCCTACAGCTACGTATACACATTTAATGCCTGAATCTTTTTGGTTGATAATGGCATCGATCGCCAAAGCGGTCTTACCGATTTGACGGTCACCAATAATCAATTCGCGCTGTCCACGACCGATAGGGATCATAGAGTCAACAGCTTTATAACCAGTTTGCACTGGTTGATCTACTGACTTACGTTCAATAACGCCTGGTGCGATTACTTCAACAGGTGAGAAACCATCGTGTTCGATAGGTCCTTTACCGTCAATTGGTTCACCCAATGTG
This window harbors:
- the atpA gene encoding F0F1 ATP synthase subunit alpha, coding for MQLNSTEISDLIKQRIEQFEVVSETRNEGTIVAVSDGIIRIHGLADVMQGEMIELPGNRFAIALNLERDSVGAVVMGPYASLAEGDKVKTTGRILEVPVGNGLLGRVVNTLGEPIDGKGPIEHDGFSPVEVIAPGVIERKSVDQPVQTGYKAVDSMIPIGRGQRELIIGDRQIGKTALAIDAIINQKDSGIKCVYVAVGQKASTIANVVRKLDEHGALANTIVVVATASEAAALQYLAPYSGCSMGEYFRDRGEDSLIVYDDLSKQAVAYRQISLLLKRPPGREAYPGDVFYLHSRLLERASRVNAEYVEKFTKGEVKGRTGSLTALPIIETQAGDVSAFVPTNVISITDGQIFLETDLFNSGLRPAVNPGISVSRVGGAAQTKIIKKLSGGIRTALAQYRELAAFSQFASDLDDATRAQLEHGERVTELMKQKQYAPMSIADQSVSLFAAEKGYLKSIELAKIGDFEASLLSFMNSEHAELMKTINDTGSYNADIEGELKASLDKFVETQTW
- the atpG gene encoding F0F1 ATP synthase subunit gamma, with product MANAKEIKTKIASVKNTQKITSAMEMVAASKMRKAQDRMAASRPYAENMRKVIGHVAQGSLEYKHPYLEVREAKRVGYIVVSTDRGLCGGLNVNLFKKVVADVKSQREQGVEVEFCPIGARSVQFFNSFGGQVSAYASGLGDAPKLADLIGTVRVMLQAYNEGKLDRLYVVFNRFVNTMSQTPVIEQLLPLPKSEVDEVSHHWDYLYEPDPKELLETLLVRYVESQVYQGVVENLASEQAARMVAMKSATDNAGDLISDLQLVYNKARQAAITQELSEIVAGAAAV
- the atpD gene encoding F0F1 ATP synthase subunit beta; this encodes MSTGTVVQVIGAVVDVEFPHDAVPQVYDALEIKSEGLVLEVQQQLGGGVVRTIAMGSSDGLRRGLEVVNSGSPITVPVGEKTLGRIMNVLGEPVDEAGPIGEEDRYVIHREAPSYEDQSSSTELLETGIKVIDLVCPFAKGGKVGLFGGAGVGKTVNMMELINNIAKAHSGLSVFAGVGERTREGNDFYYEMEDSGVLDKVAMVYGQMNEPPGNRLRVALTGLTMAEKFRDEGKDVLFFVDNIYRYTLAGTEVSALLGRMPSAVGYQPTLAEEMGVLQERITSTKTGSITSVQAVYVPADDLTDPSPATTFAHLDATVVLSRNIASLGIYPAVDPLDSTSRQLDPQVVGQEHYDVATGVQTQLQRYKELKDIIAILGMDELSDDDKTTVFRARKIEKYLSQPFFVAEVFTGSPGKYVSLKDTIRGFKGILDGEFDHLPEQAFYMVGSIDEAVEKANKK